A genomic region of Arachis stenosperma cultivar V10309 chromosome 9, arast.V10309.gnm1.PFL2, whole genome shotgun sequence contains the following coding sequences:
- the LOC130949515 gene encoding uncharacterized protein LOC130949515 has protein sequence MIINGASDTVLCRYFLNYLDGHALDWLCALPAGSISHFQQLAKLFEEHFAGSAIYLHNSDYLNTIKQGPNESLKDYMTRFTKVAISIPDLHPEVHLHAMKSGLRPRKIQETIAVAKLKTLAEFREKTKGQIDIEELRQARKSDKSYFREGDKSSSIKKSFKLTPRFDSYTQFNTKREDIIKEILNSKLIKPPKKVGTYQDAKNVDKSKYCAFHQKHGHNTDDCVVAKDLLE, from the coding sequence atgatcatcaatggtgcaTCAGATACAGTTTTATGTCGTTATTTTCTGAATTATTTAGACGGTCATGCACTTGATTGGTTGTGTGCTTTGCCTGCAGGTTCCATTTCGCATTTTCAGCAGTTGGCGAAGTTATTTGAGGAGCATTTCGCCGGGTCCGCAATTTACTTGCACAATTCTGATTACTTGAATACTATCAAGCAGGGACCAAACGAAAGCTTAAAGGACTACATGACCCGCTTTACCAAGGTCGCAATCAGTATACCAGACCTCCACCCCGAAGTCCATCTACACGCAATGAAAAGCGGCCTTCGACCCAGAAAGATCCAGGAGACAATCGCAGTAGCCAAGCTAAAGACTCTAGCAGAATTTCGCGAGAAGACAAAGGGACAAATTGATATCGAGGAGCTCAGACAAGCTCGGAAGTCTGACAAGTCATATTTCCGCGAAGGCGATAAGAGCTCAAGCATTAAGAAAAGTTTTAAACTAACACCTCGATTTGATTCTTATACGCAGTTTAACACTAAGAGAGAAGAcataatcaaagagatcttgaatTCAAAACTGATCAAGCCACCAAAAAAAGTCGGTACCTACCAAGATGCAAAGAACGTGGACAAGTCAAAGTACTGCGCTTTCCACCAGAAACACGGCCACAATACCGATGACTGCGTGGTCGCCAAAGACCTTTTAGAATGA